From Raphanus sativus cultivar WK10039 unplaced genomic scaffold, ASM80110v3 Scaffold2637, whole genome shotgun sequence:
AAAGGAAGAGTCCATTGAAGAATCTGGTGTTGGTAAGTCTGGCTTTGAAGGATGAGCATCGTGCTACTCCAGAGTATGTGCTCCTATTATACATAGTCACAGATAAAGTTAGAACCCATATtgtttagtttcaaaaaaaaaagagttagaaCCCATGAAATAATGTTATTTTACTATATGTTACACAAATTACATTTTCCAATGAACTAATTTAATAGTAGCAAAAATTAAGTAAATTTAAATAGGAATAAAGAGTAACTATTAAATcagtaaaaacattttttttgttctaacaaattgattattttaataatttgaaatagaTGTACACAAGAAAGGAATCGAAGAGTGTTTGTAAATAAACAACTTACCTGAGAGGCAACAACATCTTGTGGAGTGAAGCCACGTTGGCCAAAAGTCTGGATGAGTTGAGAGGCATTGAGAAATGGTGAAGGGAGATTTCTTGTATCTTCTATCTTTTGATCTTTTGCCATCAAATCTTCCTTTTGGTATTTGATAATATGGACCATTAGCCTAAAATTAACAAGCCAATTACAAATTATATTCAAGTATAAACACCATTCATCCATCATAATTATATAGTATATCACAAATGATCAGCTTACTGAAAAGACAGCATCTCTAGCAGCCATTGCATAATATCTGCGCAAGATACAACTCCTGGACATCTAGcctcaattttcttttttgcatCGTCTATGATCTCGTAGCCACGTAGACTCAGATTCGCAGGTGAATCCTTTTCTGCAGTGTTGTCTTTTGTTGAGTCTAGCAGAATCGACGCATCACATCCCTTAATAGACAACAATTAAAAGAACAACTTAGAttttcaaaacttattttagGATCTTCTTTTATGAGAGCATAAAACATCTGTCCCAAGTAGAATTATACTCACAATGGAACTAACTTCTTGTGCTAAACCAGTAGCTCAGTGcatttttggtttttctatgcACGTTAATACAATTTAATATGGAGACTTAAGAGAAAACACTACCTCAATGAAACAGTCGTGGAAGAGCATGCGGATAAGACCTGCGGCCAAAGTGGGATCGGCTTGAAGAGCATTGTTAACAGTATTTGTCACAATCTGTTCTGCGGCAGGACAGCTCATCAAGTAGTAAACCCATACTCAACCCCTTCACGTTATAAGGAAGACCAATAATTACATGCATCAGCATAATCACGCTCAACAAATTTGCCCTAACcatcttttatttattacttttatgcGATGTATATATTCTGTTTTAAAGCTTTTGTCTTGTGTTTTAGTATGATCACTTATCgcttatatatatagtagtatgGAGTCTCGCACTTATACCACGCCTCATGATATTGGAGTGGTTAGAAACATGAACCGTGTAAACCAAATTGTATAATTGTGTTATTGGTCCCATGATGGGATAGTGCTCTATTGCGCCGTCCCGTTTTATCTTATCACAGTGAAAATTCAACTTATTTTATTCTTAATGGGCTGACCTAATTTGCATGTTATTGCATGGAAAGTGGCACGTTGTGTTGACTCATCACGACCATTTTCTTTACTTTGCCAAAAACTTCAAACCGCTTTGTCCACATAAGACCATTTCTTACTTAATACCAAcaagttatattattttaaacgaAACTTGTGTAGGTATTGTAAGATGAATGTATTTCACTTCAGATCagtaatatataattaatattgcAAAAGAGCTTAATGAACAAAATTAGAGTGTTTGATGCCAAAAATAATTACAACTTATAAACATGGTGATTTAAGAGTCAACGGCAACACAAAACTTTTACATGATGGTGATTTGAGAATTTAAACAAACGAGAGCCAAAAAAGATTAGACTGACTCCATATTGTTTCTTTAAAATCTGATTATACAAATGTCTTCAGCAAAAAATCTTAGTTCTGGTGTTAAGTTTTATGGGATATTGACACAAAATTAATTGGGCATTAGTGAATTTTCCTAGGTTTGATGTTGATCTTCTAGAAATGTGGGCGGTGTTCTCATAAAATATTATAGCTATTTACAAGGAACCAATCTCGAACttgtttttggttataaaatgtCGAAAACTAGTTTGACTATATCAATCAGTGCTGAGTAAGATAAGGGGGCGGTTTGATTAGCCACTAGTGATTAATATATCCAAAACTTAGATGCATGTATGATTGAAGTGAAGTTCAAGAAACAAAAGTCAAACGAGAAAGCGAGACATGTAGCTGGCTTCCATTAGCTAGCGAGACATCCCATAGAAATGGACAAGAGAGTTTGCTATTTTTAATGTAATCGCATGACGATTTTCACTTTGTAACTGAGTGCTTTCGACGCGGAACTTTGTAGTGCTACATTGTTCCACTTCATTATCCTGTAAGGACAACAAGAACATATGATCCAAGaaatgtttttattctttttgttaaatCTGGACAATATGTTTGACTTAATGTACACTTCTACATAGAGTTGGGTCTACATTGTAAATGTGTATTTCTTTATCGAATTTCCTCATTGTTTTGGTTAGCTTTGGCCATTGTGTCTCCTCAATTAGTATATGTAGGATGACAAGGAAAGGCCACTGATTATAATACAAAGTTTGAATATATAAACACATGGAATTTTGCTTAGTTTTAAATAaacgatatttttttttaattcaatatGATTTGTCCCAATAAAACGTTATACACTTAGGTTTACACACTTAGAAACTAGAacttaaatgtatattttttcttcattgaACTTATCTATATAATTCCTTGAAAATTTTGGTTGCATCATGTAATGTATATAATGCAATAAAACGAGATATAATActtgtgttatttttttctttttacatgaGAATACAAGAACACCTGATCTGTTATCGTTCTACTAAACGTCTCTGtgtttctttttaaatgttGCTGAGCaatgttttgatttatataaactCAGATCTCTACTTCATGAGATTTCTCAGTGGGATTGGATAATGCTGGACCATCCCACAGCTCCGCAAGATCCTTTCTACGCCATGACATGAAGATCACCGGTCCTAATGTAGATGGTACCTATATTTGAAACCGAGTTTAAACATCATAATCTCACATATACGTCACACTATTCAGGAAAAATTCATAAAACCATGACTTATTGTATAGTAcaagaaaaattcatatcaACAAAATTTCGGTTCAAGTACCAGATAAAGTAGAGCAGGCTGAGGTGAGTGGGTCAAGACACCTGCAGCTAGAGCCGAGACCAAGCCAATGGCGTATCCAGGAAGTGCATACCATATGTATTTGTGTCCCTTGGATGATTTTAGATCAAAAAGATTCACCACATCTCTACTTTTCCGATAGTCAAAGCAGAGAACCAAAGCCAAAAGCATCGCAGGAATAGCCTGAAACAAACAGAACAGAACAGTTAAACACGTTAATACAAATCTAGTGGACGGACACATGGGAAGAAACCAAAAGGGTTTTGATCTGTTACCATGTCACCAAGACCAAGCATCATGAACTCCGAGGCACTCACACCAGGCACCACACCGCCCAATAAGTTCCTCGGAAACACTATCTTAACCGGCAGTTCCAGTTTCTTTGTGATCAGCTGCAGTCCAGGGAGATTCAAACTGTTGGCTACCGTATGAACCGGGTTAGACGCTTTTTGAGTAGCCACGGAGACCATAACGTTAGCACCAAAGAACCTCTCAGAGAAGAAAACCCAGAAGATGTCATAAACAAAGAGACACACGAGGAGCATAGCACACGTTTTGATGTTAGGAAGACGAACATGGCTGACGAAGGCAATACAGATAGAGATCCCAAGCAGATTGTTCAACACCCAATGACCAGAGACAAGCCACGCCACGACAGTCACGACACAACCCACCAGCAGCAACCCTTGCATCCTCGTGAAAGACTTGGAGCAGCAGCGCGAGAGGAAAGGATCAGAGAGACCGAGCTGAGACTTGAGGTACAGCGCATAAGGCGATAGCcaaaagaagagagaggagaCGGAGGCAACGGCTGTGAAGGCGGTGAGGAGCTGAGAAACGGAGGAGAAGAGATAGAACATGAGAAGCAGACTGCAGGAGCTCATGACTGGGATCATTAACGCCTGAGAGGTGTCTAGCGTGATGGAAGCTTGGGAGAAGTCACGGTTCCTTTCCATCTCTTTGCCGTAGTTGAGCGCACGGAAAGCAGACGCAAACGTCACGGTGACAGCTGTCAGAATCAGAGTGGCTGGAGCAGGCTCTAACAGATGCAAAAGAGTGTCCATGTCCATGTCCATGATGATCAGGAAAAAGAGAGTTCCTTtttgattataatatataacaccAAAGCCTCGTGCTTGAGATAATGTTGAACCTACAAAAGATAGAACAACCAAAGCTTCAAGCTTTATGAGATTTACGTGGCTATTTCTTCATTAATAAACCCTAAAGGAACTCAATTTCGCATTCCGATGAATCGATTTCGAGGAGTTTGTTTCTCCGATCGAGGAGATAAGAAGCATAGAGATTGCAGACACTTACAACGAGAGGGAGATTAGATCGAGAGAGAGGTTTCTCCTCCACCTGAGAAACCCTAAACGCGTTGTTGGGATCCCTTGCAGAGAGGCTTCAATGGGGATCTAAACTCTAAAGGTTTCAGACGCGTGTGTGAGAAGAGGTTTACGGTGTATCACTCAGTTACACATGTATTAGCAAATGGAGTCAAcgtattatgatttattttctaatatttaattaactacctattattttattttatttatttcactatataaatttgttttttctcgGTCTTCTTATTAGCCCAAAGATTTTTTATTCTGAAAACAAGTGAGGACATAGTAGCTTCCTTGTATTCAGGTTTTCAAGAACATAAAGCAGGAGGGTGTGTGTTAACTTTGAGGCTGGTTATGGTAGGGCTCTTCTCATGACACTTGAGACTACTAACATGTTGCTTATGAGTCCCATGAGCCAAATGCCTCATTCACGAGGAATCCATCAGCTTGACATTGAAACCAGGAAGGTATTGTTTCAGAGTGTTTGAGAAAGATGGAGTGGATATCTCTTATGAGTGACATTACTATTGATGGTAAAGGAAGGTGATCATCAATAGGCTGGATAACAATAGGCTTTGAAGGTGGGACATGTGTGACTGGTATGGGATGGTTCAGGATCTTGCTACTGCGAATGCCCCCAATGCCTGGTGATGGCTCTCAATTGTTGTTGGTTCTCTTGGGAATATTAGAATGTACTCAAGCAACACAATGAGGCAGGCAAAGACGGCTTTCCCTGGACTTGGTGCAACTGTAACTCATGTGGATGCTACTTTTAATGGGAAGTATATAGTTGGTACAACTGTTACTTATCTGACTGTTATTTGTACCCTTTTCACCGACAAGGCTGGCAAAACAAAACTACTTTGGTGTGACTGACTTTTAACTTGGTCATATTTTAGTTTTCACTTGAAAGAAAGAAGCTATGTTGAAATGAAAGATGTAACATGAAGAAAGTTTATCTAAAACTGAGGATTTCTTTTATAGTAGTATtagtaaaaacatttatatagttttttacaTAATCAATTTCTTCCTCATATCAAACTCATTTAggtgacttcttcttcttcctcatcaagAACATAAAAAATCTTGGGAagaatttcttctttttctttacagGAATCTCAGGTGGGATTGGATTTGTATCAGTTCTATTAGACTCATTTTCTTTCTCCTTTGACACTTGTAAGCTTCTTTCATGACTCTTCTCTATCTTAACTTcattctctctctttactttatGTTCTTCCCTCCATTTTCTCAGCTCTTGTTCTACACCTAACTTCCCTTCTTTAGCCTTCTCAGCCTTCTCAGTTACTTCTCCAAGTCTTTCCTTTCTCAGAACCATCTCTCTGTTAACTTCTTCCAATTTCTCCAAGCttatcttctctctttctttagCTTCCTCAATCTCACAAACCGCTGCTGCAACCCTTTCTTCTACCTCATGACCACGCTTGCTAAGCTCATAGTACTCCTCTAACGTGAGCGTCACGCTTCTCGGAGAATCAACATCATTTTCCTTCGAATCAGACTCACTCTCCTGCAATGCCTTGATAGCAGCTAATGCCAATCTCTCTGAAGCCTTAACAGACTCAATTTCTTTCTGAGCTGCGAGTAATCTCCCTTCCATTGCACTTGCTCCAGCCTTTGCTCGCTCTGCTTCTTCTCGAGACTTCCTCAGCTCTTCACGAGCGAGTTCAGCTAATGATTTCGCTTCATCAGCCTCTTTAGCTGCTTGCTGCAGCTGCTTTGGTAGCTCCACCATCTCCTCTCTAACTTCCTTTTCCTTGGACTCAACGAGAGCTATCTCGAATCTAGTCATGTCTATCTCAGCTTCTAGTGATGCTACCGATGAT
This genomic window contains:
- the LOC108848432 gene encoding signal peptide peptidase-like 1; the encoded protein is MDMDMDTLLHLLEPAPATLILTAVTVTFASAFRALNYGKEMERNRDFSQASITLDTSQALMIPVMSSCSLLLMFYLFSSVSQLLTAFTAVASVSSLFFWLSPYALYLKSQLGLSDPFLSRCCSKSFTRMQGLLLVGCVVTVVAWLVSGHWVLNNLLGISICIAFVSHVRLPNIKTCAMLLVCLFVYDIFWVFFSERFFGANVMVSVATQKASNPVHTVANSLNLPGLQLITKKLELPVKIVFPRNLLGGVVPGVSASEFMMLGLGDMAIPAMLLALVLCFDYRKSRDVVNLFDLKSSKGHKYIWYALPGYAIGLVSALAAGVLTHSPQPALLYLVPSTLGPVIFMSWRRKDLAELWDGPALSNPTEKSHEVEI